In the Kaistella sp. 97-N-M2 genome, one interval contains:
- a CDS encoding LuxR C-terminal-related transcriptional regulator has protein sequence MTRIYPGMLDSSIEYFNSGHEVMMIQNGTVKNFNDVPNHPELAKIIAEENDLNEIMQQWFGDNEFMKQKTLAKCRFGALNFFADINEDEVTPDHLTCPFRGKCSGENIICKPVQINGETVTLEEITILKEVCGDDTNTNIAKKLGYAQGTFNVKKSNLYDRLGFNTKQHAVLTLLFEGLL, from the coding sequence ATGACAAGAATTTATCCCGGAATGCTCGACAGCTCCATCGAGTATTTTAACAGCGGCCACGAAGTAATGATGATCCAAAATGGCACCGTAAAAAATTTTAATGACGTGCCGAACCATCCGGAACTCGCGAAAATTATCGCCGAAGAAAATGATCTCAACGAAATTATGCAGCAGTGGTTCGGTGACAATGAATTTATGAAACAAAAGACCCTGGCAAAATGCCGCTTCGGTGCCTTAAACTTCTTTGCGGACATCAATGAGGACGAAGTCACGCCGGATCATTTAACCTGCCCTTTTCGCGGCAAATGCAGCGGCGAAAATATTATCTGTAAACCTGTGCAAATTAACGGGGAAACCGTAACGCTGGAAGAAATTACCATTTTAAAAGAAGTCTGCGGCGATGACACCAACACCAATATTGCAAAGAAATTGGGGTATGCACAGGGAACCTTCAATGTAAAAAAATCGAATCTCTACGACAGGTTGGGATTTAATACAAAACAACACGCCGTACTCACACTATTGTTTGAGGGCCTGCTGTGA
- a CDS encoding transporter substrate-binding domain-containing protein — protein MMRLLLLILNLTFLIPSFADGQSLNPKTDSLRVGIAGTAPFVFFEEGNPEPQGISPTIWNELAQNLKWDFTYQKYNTVNLALDALKKGEVDMVAGPVTINSQRLESFKFSQPFYQSSLAIAYKKGEFSFWNVIKLLFSFKLLIAIGVFLIILTIVGTLLWLAERKESPEQFSHEPAKGIGTGMWLAIVTMSTTGYGDKAPITLMGRIIAGTWMIVSIISATSMVAGIASVLTFTNFQAVDIQSIEQLNGKKVATVSGSPSVSFLKEYKMKIKSVENLNEAVRLLNSKQVDAIVYDRPQLMYYIKTHEKEDIQLAAAEYYKQGYGFVFPKESTLTYDVNRKLLELAEEGETAEIMERYLGKEN, from the coding sequence ATGATGAGATTACTATTACTTATACTCAACCTGACTTTTCTAATCCCATCTTTTGCCGACGGGCAATCTTTAAACCCAAAAACCGACAGCTTAAGGGTTGGAATTGCCGGGACCGCGCCCTTCGTTTTCTTTGAAGAAGGAAATCCCGAGCCGCAGGGAATTTCGCCGACCATCTGGAATGAACTTGCCCAAAACTTGAAATGGGATTTCACCTATCAAAAATACAATACCGTTAATTTAGCGTTGGACGCTTTGAAAAAAGGCGAAGTGGATATGGTTGCCGGACCCGTTACGATTAATTCGCAGCGCCTGGAAAGTTTTAAATTTTCGCAGCCTTTTTACCAGTCAAGTCTCGCTATCGCCTACAAAAAAGGCGAATTCAGTTTTTGGAATGTGATCAAACTTTTGTTCAGTTTTAAACTGTTGATCGCGATTGGCGTTTTTCTCATCATTCTTACGATCGTCGGCACGCTGCTCTGGCTTGCGGAACGGAAAGAATCTCCGGAACAGTTTTCCCACGAACCCGCAAAAGGAATTGGAACGGGCATGTGGCTGGCCATTGTAACGATGAGTACGACGGGTTATGGCGACAAAGCACCGATCACGCTCATGGGACGGATTATCGCGGGAACGTGGATGATCGTTTCTATTATCTCCGCTACTTCAATGGTGGCGGGAATTGCAAGTGTTTTAACCTTTACAAATTTTCAGGCGGTAGATATTCAAAGCATCGAGCAGCTGAACGGTAAGAAAGTGGCGACAGTTTCGGGTTCGCCTTCCGTGTCGTTTTTAAAAGAATATAAGATGAAAATTAAATCCGTTGAAAACTTAAATGAGGCAGTCCGACTCCTTAATAGCAAACAGGTTGATGCCATCGTGTACGACCGTCCGCAATTGATGTATTATATTAAAACCCACGAAAAAGAAGATATTCAGCTCGCGGCGGCCGAATATTACAAACAGGGTTACGGATTTGTTTTTCCGAAAGAAAGCACTTTAACGTATGATGTTAACCGCAAATTGCTGGAACTTGCCGAAGAGGGAGAAACCGCCGAGATTATGGAGCGCTATTTGGGCAAAGAAAATTAA